In one Serinus canaria isolate serCan28SL12 chromosome 2, serCan2020, whole genome shotgun sequence genomic region, the following are encoded:
- the CCN4 gene encoding CCN family member 4 isoform X1, translating to MRWLLPWILAASSILQATGQTSLTMSSTVPATAEPYTRTQYCRWPCECPKSPPRCAAGVSLVTDGCDCCKTCARQRGESCTEADTCDFHRGLYCDYSGDRPRYEIGVCAQIVGVGCVLNGVRYKNGETFQPNCKYNCTCINGAVGCVPMCTNSRPPLVWCPNPKLIKMTGKCCEQWVCDDSRKIRKTSPRHISSAAYEGEDEAWQKNCIVHTSPWSPCSKTCGLGISTRISNDNEQCRLLKESRLCNMRPCEVDITQHIKPGKKCLAVYRANEPMNYTISGCVSKSPFRPKYCGVCTDNRCCTPYKSKTIEVSFQCPDGTEFSWKIMWINACFCNLNCRNPNDIFADLAHYYDYSEIAN from the exons GCCACTGGCCAGACCTCCCTCACCATGAGCAGCACCGTCCCAGCCACGGCAGAGCCCTACACACGGACCCAGTACTGCAGGTGGCCCTGCGAGTGCCCCAAGTCCCCACCGCGGTGCGCGGCCGGCGTCAGCCTGGTCACGGATGGCTGTGACTGCTGCAAGACGTGTGCCAGGCAGCGAGgggagagctgcacagaggcTGACACCTGTGACTTCCACAGGGGCTTGTACTGTGACTACAGTGGAGACAGACCTAGGTACGAAATAGGAGTATGTGCAC agatTGTTGGTGTAGGATGTGTCCTCAATGGAGTCAGGTACAAGAATGGGGAGACATTTCAGCCCAACTGCAAATACAACTGCACGTGCATTAATGGGGCTGTGGGCTGTGTTCCCATGTGCACAAACTCACGTCCTCCACTTGTCTGGTGCCCAAACCCAAAGCTGATTAAGATGACAGGGAAGTGCTGCGAGCAGTGGGTTTGTGATGACTCCAGGAAAATCAGGAAGACATCTCCACGTCACATCTCCTCCGCAG CGTACGAGGGAGAGGACGAAGCCTGGCAGAAGAACTGCATCGTGCACACCTCACCCTGGAGTCCCTGCTCCAAGACCTGTGGGCTGGGCATCTCCACCAGGATCTCCAACGACAACGAGCAGTGCCGGCTCCTGAAGGAGAGCCGCCTGTGCAACATGAGGCCCTGTGAGGTGGATATAACCCAGCACATCAAG CCTGGGAAGAAATGCTTGGCTGTCTACAGGGCGAATGAGCCCATGAACTACACCATCTCTGGGTGTGTGAGCAAAAGTCCCTTCAGGCCCAAATACTGCGGTGTCTGCACTGACAACAGGTGCTGCACACCCTACAAGTCCAAGACCATTGAAGTGAGCTTTCAGTGCCCAGATGGAACTgagttttcctggaaaattaTGTGGATCAATGCTTGTTTTTGCAACCTGAACTGCAGGAACCCTAATGACATCTTTGCTGACTTGGCTCATTACTATGATTACTCTGAAATCGCTAATTAA
- the CCN4 gene encoding CCN family member 4 isoform X2 — translation MAVTAARRVPGSEGRAAQRLTPVTSTGACTVTTVETDLEIVGVGCVLNGVRYKNGETFQPNCKYNCTCINGAVGCVPMCTNSRPPLVWCPNPKLIKMTGKCCEQWVCDDSRKIRKTSPRHISSAAYEGEDEAWQKNCIVHTSPWSPCSKTCGLGISTRISNDNEQCRLLKESRLCNMRPCEVDITQHIKPGKKCLAVYRANEPMNYTISGCVSKSPFRPKYCGVCTDNRCCTPYKSKTIEVSFQCPDGTEFSWKIMWINACFCNLNCRNPNDIFADLAHYYDYSEIAN, via the exons ATGGCTGTGACTGCTGCAAGACGTGTGCCAGGCAGCGAGgggagagctgcacagaggcTGACACCTGTGACTTCCACAGGGGCTTGTACTGTGACTACAGTGGAGACAGACCTAG agatTGTTGGTGTAGGATGTGTCCTCAATGGAGTCAGGTACAAGAATGGGGAGACATTTCAGCCCAACTGCAAATACAACTGCACGTGCATTAATGGGGCTGTGGGCTGTGTTCCCATGTGCACAAACTCACGTCCTCCACTTGTCTGGTGCCCAAACCCAAAGCTGATTAAGATGACAGGGAAGTGCTGCGAGCAGTGGGTTTGTGATGACTCCAGGAAAATCAGGAAGACATCTCCACGTCACATCTCCTCCGCAG CGTACGAGGGAGAGGACGAAGCCTGGCAGAAGAACTGCATCGTGCACACCTCACCCTGGAGTCCCTGCTCCAAGACCTGTGGGCTGGGCATCTCCACCAGGATCTCCAACGACAACGAGCAGTGCCGGCTCCTGAAGGAGAGCCGCCTGTGCAACATGAGGCCCTGTGAGGTGGATATAACCCAGCACATCAAG CCTGGGAAGAAATGCTTGGCTGTCTACAGGGCGAATGAGCCCATGAACTACACCATCTCTGGGTGTGTGAGCAAAAGTCCCTTCAGGCCCAAATACTGCGGTGTCTGCACTGACAACAGGTGCTGCACACCCTACAAGTCCAAGACCATTGAAGTGAGCTTTCAGTGCCCAGATGGAACTgagttttcctggaaaattaTGTGGATCAATGCTTGTTTTTGCAACCTGAACTGCAGGAACCCTAATGACATCTTTGCTGACTTGGCTCATTACTATGATTACTCTGAAATCGCTAATTAA
- the NDRG1 gene encoding protein NDRG1 encodes MSTEFQDAHLAEVKPLVEKEEAITRLLPDFDVQEQDVETVHGSVRVTMCGTPRGNRPAILTYHDIGLNHKTCFNPLFNFEDMQEITQHFAVCHVDAPGQQDGAPSFQAGYVYPSMDQLAEMIPGILKQFGLKTIIGMGTGAGAYILTRFALNHAEMVEGLVLINVNPCAEGWMDWAATKISGWTNALPDMVISHLFGKEEIHSNHDLIHTYRQHIINDMNQTNLHLFVNSYNSRRDLEIERPVPGVNVVTLQCPVLLVVGDSSPAVDAVVECNSKLDPTRTTLLKMADCGGLPQVSQPAKLAEAFKYFVQGMGYMPSASMTRLMRSRTASGSSVTSLEGQRSRSHTGEGTRSRSHTGEGTRSRSHTGDGSRNRSHTDTRIELTPNSASNAEQSSPKSMEVSC; translated from the exons GCTATCACTCGCCTCCTTCCAGACTTCGATGTTCAG gagcaggatgtggAGACTGTGCACGGCTCCGTGCGGGTCACCATGTGCGGCACTCCGCGGGGGAACCGCCCGGCCATCCTCACCTACCACGACATCGGCCTCAACC atAAAACTTGTTTCAATCCTCTCTTCAACTTTGAGGATATGCAGGAAATCACCCAGCACTTTGCAGTCTGTCACGTGGATGCACCTGGTCAGCAGGATGGAGCACCATCTTTCCAGGCTGG GTATGTGTATCCCTCCATGGATCAGCTGGCTGAAATGATTCCTGGAATCCTGAAACAGTTTGG GCTGAAGACTATCATAGGAATGGGAACTGGAGCTGGTGCCTACATTTTAACCAGATTTGCT TTAAACCATGCAGAGATGGTGGAGGGATTAGTTCTCATTAATGTAAACCCTTGTGCTGAAGGTTGGATGGACTGGGCAGCAACTAAG ATTTCAGGTTGGACGAATGCTTTGCCAGACATGGTCATTTCACATCTATTTGGAAAG GAAGAGATTCACAGCAACCATGACCTGATCCATACTTACCGTCAGCATATCATTAATGATATGAATCAAACCAACCTTCATCTCTTTGTCAACTCTTACAACAG tcgGCGAGACCTAGAGATTGAGCGCCCAGTTCCTGGAGTGAATGTTGTCACCCTTca GTGTCCTGTTCTCCTGGTGGTGGGTGACAGCTCCCCAGCAGTGGATGCTGTG GTTGAATGCAACTCAAAGCTGGACCCCACAAGGACCACGCTTCTGAAG ATGGCTGACTGTGGTGGGCTCCCTCAAGTTTCCCAG CCTGCCAAGCTTGCTGAAGCTTTCAAATACTTTGTTCAGGGAATGGGATACA TGCCCTCTGCCAGCATGACCCGGCTGATGCGGTCCCGCACGGCCTCTGGCTCCAGCGTCACCTCCTTGGAAGGACAGAGGAGCCGCTCCCACACCGGGGAAGGCACCAGGAGCCGCTCCCACACCGGGGAGGGAACGAGGAGCCGCTCCCACACCGGGGACGGCTCCAGGAACCGCTCCCACACAGACACGCGGATCGAGCTGACGCCCAACTCAGCGAGCAACGCGGAACAATCGAGCCCCAAGTCCATGGAAGTGTCCTGTTAG